A stretch of the Sorangium aterium genome encodes the following:
- the pilM gene encoding type IV pilus assembly protein PilM: MSEGKNLIGVDIGSSAIKIAQIKEGRRGYGLVRLGYAPLAPQAIVDGHVMNAQAIVEALGRAFSEAKIRQREIALSISGQAVIIRKITVPLMTAAELDEQIQWEAEQHIPFDIKDVHVDYEVLRRRPEAGQMDLLLVAAKRDEINDYTQIARTAKLKPMVVDIDAFTVQNLFEVNRGIPPDQTFAIINVGASLASINIVSRGASAFTRDIGNGGNYITEQIQRKLGISFEQAEEFKCASVTSGPGGVPAQVIETIEQVCDSIAGEIQRSLDFFLATSGEGDMHRIYLTGGSSNLPALPAAIGRRARVAVELIQPMERITVEAKEVNQELLRLRAAQFCVSLGLAMRKDREKRS; encoded by the coding sequence ATGTCGGAAGGCAAGAACTTGATCGGGGTCGATATCGGATCGAGCGCGATCAAGATCGCTCAGATCAAGGAAGGCCGCAGAGGCTATGGCCTCGTGCGGCTCGGGTACGCGCCGCTCGCGCCGCAGGCCATCGTCGACGGCCACGTCATGAACGCGCAGGCCATCGTGGAGGCGCTCGGCCGGGCCTTCTCCGAGGCCAAGATCCGCCAGCGCGAGATCGCGCTCAGCATCAGCGGTCAGGCGGTCATCATCCGCAAGATCACGGTGCCGCTCATGACCGCCGCCGAGCTGGACGAGCAGATCCAGTGGGAGGCCGAGCAGCACATCCCCTTCGACATCAAGGACGTCCACGTCGACTACGAGGTGCTGCGCCGGCGCCCCGAGGCCGGGCAGATGGACCTCCTGCTCGTCGCCGCGAAGCGCGACGAGATCAACGACTACACCCAGATCGCCAGGACGGCGAAGCTCAAGCCCATGGTGGTCGACATCGACGCGTTCACCGTCCAGAACCTGTTCGAGGTGAACCGCGGCATCCCGCCGGACCAGACGTTCGCCATCATCAACGTCGGCGCGAGCCTCGCGTCGATCAACATCGTGTCGCGCGGCGCGAGCGCGTTCACCCGCGACATCGGCAACGGCGGCAACTACATCACCGAGCAGATCCAGCGGAAGCTCGGCATCAGCTTCGAGCAGGCCGAGGAGTTCAAGTGCGCCAGCGTGACCTCGGGGCCGGGCGGCGTGCCCGCGCAGGTCATCGAGACCATCGAGCAGGTGTGCGACTCCATCGCCGGGGAGATCCAGCGCTCGCTCGACTTCTTCCTGGCCACGAGCGGTGAGGGCGACATGCACCGCATCTACCTGACTGGCGGCTCGTCGAACCTGCCGGCGCTGCCCGCCGCGATCGGGCGGCGCGCCCGGGTGGCCGTCGAGCTGATCCAGCCGATGGAGCGCATCACCGTGGAAGCGAAGGAAGTCAACCAGGAGCTGCTCCGGCTCCGGGCGGCGCAGTTCTGCGTCTCGCTCGGGCTCGCGATGCGCAAGGACCGGGAGAAGCGCTCGTGA
- a CDS encoding DUF882 domain-containing protein codes for MHPEFSRFCGIGPRAGAAMEPTSRSSRPSRLRCALAALAAAFLLSAAPGTAVAEDGQHTVYAGQTLGKIAKRYRITVDALREANGLKPGQRIHPGLVLVIPERGEPGARARSTRAAPGRAAALRDERERSRGASAKERDAEAGPRGKGSAKRDAAKADPRSMPPNKRYAQRPKRPGWVRLARGAERLDLQLLTPKGRLVPKALPKLSRLMRASPTASIPIDPRLATLIAMVSDHFGGRTLRVVSGYRPYSPTQYTPHSNHNHGRAVDFMVEGVPNTVVRDFCRGFRNAGVGYYPNSTFVHLDVRSDKVYWVDYSGPGEAPRYEGAKGSVAADEAARDVPVSAEEEVYGSGEPRAPQPQPMNTTGTNSDTAHSGGGTEKGLGSGSPTLAPETSPAKR; via the coding sequence ATGCATCCGGAGTTCTCCCGTTTCTGCGGCATCGGCCCCCGCGCCGGGGCCGCGATGGAGCCCACCTCTCGGTCGTCGCGCCCATCGCGGCTGCGATGTGCGCTCGCCGCCCTCGCGGCGGCGTTTCTCCTGAGCGCCGCGCCCGGCACGGCGGTCGCCGAGGACGGCCAGCACACGGTCTACGCCGGCCAGACGCTCGGCAAGATCGCGAAGCGGTACCGCATCACGGTCGACGCGCTCCGCGAGGCGAACGGGCTCAAGCCTGGCCAGCGCATCCACCCGGGCCTCGTCCTCGTGATCCCGGAGCGGGGTGAGCCCGGCGCGCGCGCGCGGTCCACGCGCGCCGCGCCCGGCCGGGCCGCCGCGCTGCGCGACGAGCGGGAGCGGAGCCGCGGCGCCAGCGCGAAGGAGCGCGACGCCGAGGCCGGTCCCCGGGGGAAGGGGTCGGCGAAGAGGGACGCGGCGAAGGCCGATCCCCGGTCGATGCCGCCGAACAAGCGCTATGCGCAGCGACCCAAGCGCCCTGGGTGGGTCCGCCTGGCGCGAGGCGCCGAGCGGCTGGACCTCCAGCTGCTCACGCCGAAGGGGCGGCTCGTGCCCAAGGCCCTCCCCAAGCTCAGCCGGCTGATGCGCGCGTCCCCCACCGCCTCGATACCCATCGATCCCCGGCTCGCCACGCTGATAGCGATGGTGAGCGACCACTTCGGCGGCAGGACCCTCCGCGTCGTCAGCGGTTATCGCCCCTACTCCCCCACCCAGTACACCCCGCACTCCAACCACAACCACGGTCGCGCCGTCGATTTCATGGTCGAGGGCGTGCCCAACACCGTGGTCCGCGATTTCTGCCGAGGTTTCCGCAACGCAGGTGTCGGATATTATCCCAACTCTACGTTCGTTCACCTGGACGTCAGATCAGATAAAGTCTACTGGGTGGATTACTCGGGGCCTGGAGAGGCGCCGCGCTACGAGGGAGCGAAGGGTTCCGTCGCGGCCGATGAAGCGGCGCGCGATGTCCCTGTGTCCGCGGAAGAAGAGGTGTATGGGTCAGGCGAGCCCCGTGCCCCTCAGCCGCAACCCATGAATACTACAGGGACAAACTCGGACACGGCGCACAGCGGCGGCGGGACGGAGAAGGGCCTGGGGTCAGGTTCACCCACCCTTGCTCCTGAAACTTCGCCTGCGAAAAGGTGA